A genomic segment from Lutibacter sp. A80 encodes:
- a CDS encoding porin family protein, protein MKFIFSIFLIIYSSTLLQAQSNKDSISDNISYLEDQLYLALAYNNLSNTPVEVSQNGFSGSVALGFIKDIPLNSNGSFGIALGIGYQYNAYIQNLKISNETDNTVFSIAEDYKTNWLKLHAVDMPFEIRWRTSTIDTYKFWRVYTGVKASYIFASKSKFRDDDSTIAIKDLSELRKIQFGLTLAVGYSTWNLYLYYGLNSIFENAYLNNSEQINFRDFKVGLKFYIM, encoded by the coding sequence ATGAAGTTTATATTTTCAATATTTTTAATAATCTATAGTAGTACATTACTTCAAGCACAAAGCAATAAAGATTCTATTAGCGATAATATCTCTTATTTAGAAGATCAATTATATTTAGCCCTTGCATATAACAATTTAAGTAATACGCCTGTAGAGGTGTCTCAAAATGGATTTTCAGGCAGCGTAGCTCTAGGTTTTATAAAAGACATACCATTAAATAGTAATGGGTCTTTTGGTATAGCTTTAGGTATAGGTTATCAATACAATGCATACATTCAAAATTTGAAAATTTCAAATGAAACTGATAATACTGTTTTTTCTATTGCTGAAGATTACAAAACTAATTGGTTAAAGTTACACGCTGTTGATATGCCTTTCGAGATTAGGTGGAGGACTTCAACAATAGATACATATAAATTTTGGAGGGTTTATACCGGTGTAAAAGCTTCTTATATTTTTGCTTCAAAATCTAAATTTAGAGATGATGATAGTACAATAGCTATTAAAGATTTATCTGAATTAAGAAAAATACAGTTTGGACTGACACTTGCTGTTGGTTATAGTACTTGGAATTTGTACTTGTATTATGGATTAAATTCAATTTTTGAAAATGCTTATCTAAACAATTCAGAGCAAATTAATTTTAGAGATTTTAAAGTAGGTCTAAAATTTTATATTATGTAG
- the rpoN gene encoding RNA polymerase factor sigma-54 → MLKQSLNFKLLQKLSPQQIQLMKLIQLPTQAFEQKLKQELEENPALDSGKENTDEFENSQADEYDDTGNENISTEDINIDEYLSDDEIPSYKTHANNYSSDDDEKSIPYASGTSFTQHLTTQINTFRLTEDEETITNFLIGSIDDSGYIRRDLIDILDDLAFTQNIYTTIEELERLLNLVQQLDPAGVGARSLKECLILQLKRKDEKPSRLLAIDILENSFEHFAKKHYKKLLQKFHVSEDQLKEAIQQIEKLNPKPGGSYIGNNKIAEQIVPDFTIRIIEGELELTLNSRNAPELHISKEYNDLLSGYKDSKEKSKSQKEAVQFIKQKLDSAKWFIDAIKQRQQTLLLNMNAIMHHQKEYFLTGDERKLKPMILKDIADVINMDVSTVSRVANSKYVNTPYGTKLIKEFFSESMKNDQGEDVSTREIKNILASVVSNESKKKPLTDDKLSIILKEKGYPIARRTVAKYREQLDIPVARLRKEI, encoded by the coding sequence ATGCTTAAACAAAGCTTAAATTTTAAGTTATTACAAAAATTATCTCCTCAGCAAATTCAATTAATGAAATTGATTCAATTGCCTACGCAAGCATTTGAACAAAAATTAAAACAAGAATTAGAAGAAAACCCTGCTTTAGATAGTGGTAAAGAAAATACTGATGAATTTGAAAATTCTCAAGCTGATGAATATGATGATACTGGTAACGAAAATATAAGCACTGAAGACATAAATATTGATGAATATTTAAGTGATGATGAAATTCCTAGCTATAAAACACATGCTAATAATTACTCATCTGATGATGATGAAAAAAGCATACCTTATGCCTCTGGAACCTCTTTTACACAACATTTAACTACTCAAATAAACACATTTCGCTTAACAGAAGATGAAGAAACAATCACAAATTTTTTAATTGGAAGTATAGACGATAGTGGTTATATAAGACGTGATTTAATTGATATATTAGATGATTTAGCATTTACACAAAACATCTATACAACAATTGAAGAATTAGAAAGATTACTTAACTTAGTACAACAACTAGATCCTGCTGGAGTAGGTGCAAGAAGTTTAAAGGAATGCTTAATTCTACAATTAAAAAGAAAAGACGAAAAACCAAGTAGACTCTTGGCAATTGATATTCTTGAAAACTCGTTTGAACATTTTGCAAAGAAACATTACAAAAAATTATTACAAAAATTTCATGTTTCAGAAGATCAACTTAAAGAGGCCATACAACAAATTGAAAAATTAAACCCAAAACCGGGTGGATCTTATATTGGTAATAATAAAATAGCTGAGCAAATTGTTCCTGATTTTACTATTAGAATTATTGAAGGAGAATTAGAACTTACACTAAACTCTAGAAATGCTCCAGAACTACATATTTCTAAAGAATATAACGATTTACTTTCAGGTTATAAAGACTCTAAAGAAAAATCTAAATCTCAAAAAGAAGCTGTTCAGTTTATTAAACAAAAGTTAGACTCTGCAAAATGGTTTATAGATGCTATAAAACAACGTCAACAAACCTTACTTTTAAATATGAATGCTATTATGCACCATCAGAAAGAATATTTTTTGACGGGTGATGAGCGTAAGTTAAAACCAATGATTTTAAAAGACATTGCAGATGTTATTAATATGGACGTTTCAACAGTTTCTAGAGTTGCTAATAGTAAATATGTAAACACGCCTTACGGAACAAAATTAATTAAAGAATTTTTCTCAGAATCAATGAAAAATGACCAAGGAGAAGATGTTTCGACCCGTGAAATTAAAAACATTTTAGCTTCTGTAGTCTCAAACGAAAGCAAAAAGAAACCTTTAACAGATGACAAGTTATCTATTATTCTAAAAGAAAAAGGGTACCCTATAGCTAGAAGAACTGTTGCAAAATATAGAGAACAATTAGATATACCAGTAGCTCGGTTAAGAAAAGAGATTTAA
- a CDS encoding RND family transporter produces MNFWAHISRLILKGRYFIILLIAICTYLLATQMQYMRFSYTEANLLPDNHQVNIEYNKFLDLFGEEGNLIILATEDPSIFTPEKFKAWNNLSKQLDSFAEVDFTVAIGDIQKLTKNKTEQKFDLEPLYVNPPETTEEVLKIKNELFENLPFYDNFLFNKKSETIRTIVYLKKDIVNTAVRKDFIFDALNPAIEKFEQDYNIDIRVSGMPYIRTMNAQNIIDEIGIFVALALGVTALIFFFFFRSFRATFITLIVVSIGVIWAFGFIGLFRYEISVLMALIPPLIIVIGVPNAIFLINKYQQEVKKHGNQAKSLQRVISKVGNATLMTNVTTASGFATFIFTKSQLLREFGTIASINILAIFVLALLIIPIIYSFLPLPKEKHLKHLERKWIDTIVTWMESIVRHHRLTVYATTVILIIVSMIGIYMIKISGSLIEDMPKGKPFFKDIVFFEEEFGGIMPLEIVIDTKAENGVMKLSTLQRMNKLDETIDEIPQLSKSISVLNLVKYSKQAFYNGKPEYYELPNNQEKNWILSYTKKATTDSNLLNNFVDSTGRYARLTTFMKDIGTDKMEIIEDRLIQKIDKEFPKEDYNVSMTGGALVFLKGTTFLINNLVISLSLAIILIAVFMAFLFRSFRMIVISLIPNIFPLLITAGLMGYLGVPIKPSTILVFSIAFGISVDDTIHFLAKYRQELMVNNWKIKHSVYAALRETGVSMFYTSIVLFFGFLVFTVSSFGGTIALGGLVSITLLFAMVSNLLLLPSLLLSLEKKIANKKTFKKPTLDILTPEDTNEK; encoded by the coding sequence ATGAATTTCTGGGCTCATATTTCTAGGCTGATTTTAAAAGGTCGGTATTTTATAATTCTTTTAATTGCAATTTGCACTTATTTATTGGCTACACAAATGCAATATATGCGTTTTTCGTATACAGAAGCCAATCTTTTACCTGACAACCATCAAGTAAACATAGAATATAATAAATTTTTAGACCTTTTTGGAGAAGAAGGAAATCTAATAATTTTAGCAACTGAAGATCCTTCAATATTTACTCCTGAAAAATTTAAGGCTTGGAATAATTTATCTAAACAACTAGACAGTTTTGCCGAAGTAGATTTTACTGTTGCAATTGGTGATATTCAAAAATTAACAAAAAATAAAACCGAACAAAAATTTGACCTAGAACCATTATACGTAAATCCGCCAGAAACAACAGAAGAAGTTCTAAAAATAAAAAATGAACTCTTTGAAAATCTTCCTTTTTACGATAATTTTTTATTTAATAAAAAGTCTGAAACTATTAGAACAATTGTCTACCTTAAAAAAGACATTGTAAATACTGCTGTTAGAAAAGACTTTATCTTCGATGCTTTAAATCCAGCAATCGAAAAATTTGAACAAGACTATAACATCGATATTAGAGTTTCTGGTATGCCTTATATACGTACCATGAACGCCCAAAATATTATAGATGAAATAGGTATTTTTGTTGCACTTGCTTTGGGTGTAACCGCACTTATTTTCTTCTTCTTCTTTAGATCTTTTAGAGCAACTTTTATTACCTTAATAGTTGTTAGTATTGGTGTAATTTGGGCTTTTGGGTTTATTGGATTATTTAGGTATGAAATTAGCGTTTTAATGGCATTAATTCCGCCATTAATTATTGTAATTGGAGTTCCAAACGCCATATTTTTAATAAATAAATACCAACAAGAAGTAAAAAAACACGGAAATCAAGCTAAATCTTTACAACGTGTAATTTCTAAAGTTGGAAACGCTACTTTAATGACTAATGTTACAACAGCCTCTGGTTTTGCTACATTTATTTTTACAAAAAGTCAGTTATTAAGAGAATTTGGTACTATAGCTTCTATCAATATTTTAGCAATATTTGTTTTAGCTTTATTAATTATACCAATTATATACAGTTTTTTACCATTACCTAAAGAAAAACACCTAAAACATCTAGAACGCAAATGGATTGACACCATTGTTACTTGGATGGAATCTATAGTTAGACACCATAGATTAACAGTATATGCAACAACTGTTATTTTAATTATTGTAAGTATGATTGGTATTTATATGATTAAAATATCTGGAAGTTTAATAGAAGACATGCCTAAAGGCAAACCATTTTTTAAAGATATTGTATTTTTTGAAGAAGAATTTGGAGGCATAATGCCGCTTGAAATTGTAATTGATACTAAGGCTGAAAATGGTGTTATGAAACTTAGTACGTTGCAGCGCATGAATAAATTAGATGAAACTATAGATGAGATTCCTCAACTTTCGAAATCTATTTCAGTTTTAAATTTAGTTAAATATTCTAAACAAGCTTTCTACAACGGAAAACCAGAATATTACGAATTACCAAACAATCAAGAAAAAAATTGGATACTATCTTATACAAAAAAAGCAACAACAGATAGCAATTTATTGAACAACTTTGTTGATTCAACTGGACGTTATGCAAGATTAACAACCTTTATGAAAGATATTGGTACCGATAAAATGGAAATAATTGAAGACCGATTAATTCAAAAAATTGACAAAGAATTTCCTAAAGAAGATTATAATGTAAGTATGACTGGTGGTGCGTTGGTATTTTTAAAAGGAACTACTTTTTTAATAAATAATTTAGTCATTTCGCTTTCGTTAGCAATTATATTAATCGCTGTTTTTATGGCTTTTCTATTTCGTTCTTTTAGAATGATTGTAATTTCTTTAATTCCAAATATATTTCCATTACTTATTACCGCAGGTTTAATGGGATATTTAGGGGTACCTATAAAACCATCAACAATTTTAGTTTTTAGTATTGCTTTTGGTATATCGGTAGATGATACTATTCATTTTTTAGCAAAATATCGTCAAGAATTAATGGTTAATAATTGGAAAATTAAACACTCGGTATACGCTGCATTAAGAGAAACTGGAGTAAGTATGTTTTACACTTCAATTGTATTATTTTTTGGATTTTTAGTATTTACAGTCTCTAGCTTTGGAGGAACTATTGCTTTAGGAGGTTTAGTTTCAATTACATTGTTATTTGCAATGGTATCGAATTTATTATTACTTCCTTCATTATTACTTTCATTAGAAAAAAAGATTGCTAATAAAAAAACATTTAAAAAACCAACTTTAGACATTCTTACCCCCGAAGATACCAATGAGAAGTAA
- a CDS encoding DUF5686 and carboxypeptidase-like regulatory domain-containing protein: MKKALFLLFVIPFLALSQNQIQGIVTDSKTKKALPFASVTTNTGFGVLTDTDGKFYIQTKDPFTTIKISYIGYTTLEIPLNNYSKFLKIKLNSSVENLNEILIKAKENPALGIIRNTIKNKPINNIEKALNTYQFNSYNKILVTANPDSINGKIDSVFFVKKGEEKKFLHVDSSNYKFKKDIIKQHLFISEKISEYKFQKGKKQKEVVLASRMAGLKQPIYELLAITFQDLSFYKEFYTLAGTKYTNPIANNALKKYNYKILDTINNANGKSIIIHFKQKEVKQTLGLEGVLYIDTKQFAITKAIVELKGLVNVKATQNYKYLKQFNIWFPSNMDIVLKKGENKENIALFGGAVKFSESKKNDSIINTNTKNESDVTYFISKTSNSNIHINTPVSVKKSATTIQFNDDAHKKSAEFWNLYRTDTLTQRGENTYSYLDSIAKTEGVEKKINFARNILKGYFPTKYINLNLGKILNLNNYEGVRLGFGGETNSNFSNVFKIESYIAYGTKDKDFKYSIGASTRLNKNNNTWIGGSFTNDLKEAAALDFIKENNSFSPINPRNLNIDKFYNYKIVKAFITHDIQPNLEAKFQVSTGNYLPVFEYQFNSLNKNLIDYKLTLATLGFQYNPKNEYMNSPVGKLKIKNVFPQFTFQLTKSFENLLQSDFNFTQISLRVLHKIHPIKKATTTILAEGGIVFGDTPISHLFNATPNYTFKNPWIKRITFAGKNSFETMSYNEFISDKFAALHIKHQLTPFNISKKFKPQLTLVSRVAIGKIDNPEYHSGLIFKGLNKAYLESGLEFNGLFKGFGLSSFYRYGVYKNVEWSDNLAIKLTYKFRLGF, translated from the coding sequence TTGTTACAGATAGTAAAACAAAAAAAGCACTGCCTTTTGCATCTGTAACAACAAATACAGGTTTTGGAGTATTAACAGATACTGATGGAAAATTCTATATACAAACAAAAGATCCTTTTACTACCATCAAAATTTCTTATATCGGCTATACCACTTTAGAAATACCCCTAAACAATTATTCTAAATTTTTAAAAATTAAATTAAATTCTTCTGTTGAAAATCTGAATGAAATTTTAATTAAAGCTAAAGAAAATCCTGCGCTAGGTATTATTAGAAATACCATTAAAAACAAACCTATAAACAATATTGAAAAAGCTTTAAACACTTATCAATTCAACAGCTACAACAAAATTCTAGTTACTGCAAATCCAGATTCTATAAATGGAAAAATTGACTCTGTTTTTTTTGTAAAAAAAGGTGAAGAAAAAAAGTTTTTACATGTAGATTCCTCAAATTATAAATTCAAAAAAGACATTATAAAACAGCATTTATTCATTTCTGAAAAAATTTCGGAATATAAATTTCAAAAAGGAAAGAAACAAAAAGAAGTTGTTTTAGCTTCTAGAATGGCTGGATTAAAACAACCGATTTACGAACTATTAGCTATCACATTTCAAGATCTTTCTTTTTATAAAGAATTTTACACGTTGGCAGGCACAAAATATACAAACCCAATTGCTAATAACGCTTTAAAAAAATACAATTATAAAATTCTAGATACTATAAACAATGCGAATGGAAAATCTATAATTATACATTTTAAACAAAAAGAAGTAAAACAAACTTTAGGGCTAGAGGGTGTTTTATATATAGACACCAAACAATTTGCAATTACTAAAGCCATTGTTGAGTTAAAGGGTTTGGTAAATGTAAAAGCTACCCAAAATTACAAGTACTTAAAACAATTTAACATTTGGTTTCCAAGCAATATGGATATTGTGTTAAAAAAAGGGGAAAACAAAGAAAACATAGCTTTATTTGGTGGAGCAGTGAAGTTTTCAGAAAGCAAAAAAAATGATTCCATAATTAATACAAATACAAAAAACGAAAGCGATGTTACATATTTTATTTCTAAAACATCAAATTCAAATATTCACATTAACACTCCTGTATCTGTGAAAAAATCTGCCACTACAATACAATTTAATGATGATGCTCATAAAAAATCGGCTGAATTTTGGAATTTATACAGGACAGATACTCTTACACAACGAGGAGAAAATACATATAGTTATTTAGATAGCATAGCAAAAACCGAAGGTGTTGAAAAAAAAATAAATTTTGCTCGTAATATTCTTAAAGGTTATTTTCCTACTAAATATATCAATCTTAATCTTGGAAAGATTTTAAATTTAAACAACTACGAAGGTGTACGCTTAGGTTTTGGAGGAGAAACCAACAGTAATTTTTCGAATGTTTTTAAAATAGAATCATATATAGCATATGGCACAAAAGACAAAGATTTTAAATATAGTATTGGAGCCTCTACTAGACTAAACAAAAATAACAACACTTGGATTGGTGGAAGTTTTACAAACGATTTAAAAGAAGCAGCTGCTTTAGATTTTATAAAAGAAAACAACTCATTCTCCCCTATTAATCCAAGAAATTTAAATATTGATAAATTTTACAATTATAAAATTGTAAAAGCCTTTATTACACATGATATACAACCAAATTTAGAAGCAAAATTTCAGGTTAGTACAGGGAATTATCTACCAGTTTTCGAATACCAGTTCAACTCTTTAAATAAAAATTTAATAGATTATAAATTAACACTTGCTACTTTGGGTTTTCAATACAATCCTAAAAACGAGTATATGAATTCACCAGTTGGAAAACTCAAAATAAAAAATGTATTTCCACAATTTACATTTCAACTTACAAAAAGCTTTGAAAACTTATTGCAAAGTGATTTTAATTTTACACAAATAAGCCTAAGAGTTTTACATAAAATACATCCCATAAAAAAAGCAACTACAACTATTTTAGCTGAAGGAGGTATTGTTTTTGGAGACACTCCAATTTCACACTTGTTTAATGCAACACCAAATTATACTTTTAAAAATCCTTGGATAAAACGTATTACTTTTGCTGGTAAAAATAGTTTCGAAACTATGAGCTACAACGAATTTATTTCAGATAAGTTTGCCGCCTTACACATTAAGCACCAATTAACACCTTTTAATATTAGTAAAAAGTTTAAACCTCAATTAACATTAGTAAGTAGAGTTGCAATTGGAAAAATAGACAATCCTGAATACCATAGCGGACTAATTTTTAAAGGATTAAATAAAGCTTATTTAGAAAGTGGACTCGAATTTAATGGCTTATTTAAAGGTTTTGGATTAAGTAGCTTTTACAGGTATGGCGTATATAAAAATGTAGAATGGAGCGATAATTTAGCCATAAAACTAACTTATAAATTTAGACTTGGTTTTTAA
- the asnS gene encoding asparagine--tRNA ligase — translation MNRSTVLELLGSNNFLQDVTLKGWVRTFRANRFIALNDGSTINNIQCVVDFEKTDETVLKRITTGAAVSVKGTLVESQGKGQSVEIQVNEIEILGDSNPEEYPIQPKKHSFEFLREHAHLRVRTNTFSAVMRVRSALSFAVHKYFTENGFYNFHAPIITGSDAEGAGEMFKVTTLDVENLPKNEEGKVDASKDFFGKMTNLTVSGQLEAETYAMALGKVYTFGPTFRAENSNTTRHLSEFWMIEPEVAFNNLDDNMDLAEDFIKSVINYVLDNYKDDIAFLDNRFNQEEKSKPALQRSEMTLLEKLNFVVENNFKRVSYTEAFEILRNCKPNKKKKFQYLINEWGADLQSEHERYLVEKHFKCPVILFDYPANIKAFYMRLNDDGKTVRAMDVLFPGIGEIVGGSQREERLDVLKQKMEALEIDEKELWWYLDTRKFGTAVHSGFGLGFERLVQFTTGMGNIRDVIPFPRTPQNAEF, via the coding sequence ATGAATAGAAGTACAGTTCTTGAACTTTTAGGTTCAAATAATTTTTTACAAGACGTAACCCTAAAAGGTTGGGTTAGAACATTTAGAGCCAATAGATTTATAGCTTTAAATGATGGTTCAACTATAAATAATATACAATGTGTTGTTGATTTTGAAAAAACAGACGAAACCGTTCTAAAACGTATTACCACAGGAGCTGCAGTTTCTGTAAAAGGTACTTTAGTTGAAAGTCAAGGAAAAGGACAATCTGTTGAAATTCAAGTAAATGAAATTGAAATACTAGGAGATTCTAATCCAGAAGAATACCCAATACAACCAAAAAAACATAGTTTCGAATTTTTACGTGAACATGCGCATCTAAGAGTAAGAACAAATACATTTAGTGCAGTAATGCGAGTACGCTCTGCTTTATCTTTTGCTGTTCATAAATATTTTACTGAAAATGGTTTTTATAATTTTCATGCACCAATAATTACTGGATCAGATGCCGAAGGTGCTGGAGAAATGTTTAAAGTTACAACCTTAGATGTTGAAAACCTTCCAAAAAACGAAGAAGGAAAAGTAGACGCTTCAAAAGACTTTTTTGGTAAAATGACCAACCTTACAGTTTCTGGTCAATTAGAAGCAGAAACGTATGCTATGGCTTTAGGAAAAGTATACACTTTTGGACCAACTTTTAGAGCTGAAAATTCAAATACTACACGTCACCTATCAGAATTTTGGATGATTGAACCAGAGGTTGCATTCAATAATTTAGATGATAATATGGATTTAGCAGAAGATTTTATTAAATCTGTAATAAATTATGTATTAGACAATTATAAAGATGATATTGCCTTTTTAGATAATAGATTCAACCAAGAAGAAAAAAGTAAACCTGCATTACAACGTAGTGAAATGACTTTACTTGAGAAACTAAATTTTGTAGTTGAAAATAACTTTAAAAGAGTTTCTTATACAGAAGCTTTTGAAATTTTAAGAAATTGTAAACCAAATAAAAAGAAAAAATTTCAATACCTTATTAACGAGTGGGGTGCAGATTTACAAAGTGAACACGAACGTTATTTAGTTGAAAAACATTTTAAATGCCCAGTAATTTTATTTGATTATCCTGCCAATATTAAAGCATTTTATATGCGTTTAAATGATGATGGTAAAACAGTAAGAGCAATGGACGTTTTGTTCCCAGGAATTGGAGAAATTGTTGGAGGAAGCCAACGTGAAGAGCGCTTAGATGTATTAAAACAAAAAATGGAGGCACTAGAAATTGATGAAAAAGAATTATGGTGGTATTTAGATACTCGAAAATTTGGAACCGCAGTTCATAGTGGCTTTGGCTTAGGTTTTGAGCGTTTGGTACAATTTACAACTGGTATGGGTAATATTAGAGATGTAATACCATTTCCTAGAACGCCTCAAAATGCAGAATTTTAA
- a CDS encoding biopolymer transporter ExbD gives MSKFKKKKKGLPAISTASLPDIVFMLLFFFMVSTTMRETDLLIKKPILPAASEVKKLEMKSLVSTIYVGKSKDARIGGDKIQVNDKIIDVNDVPSFIFAERALRKEEEVKFMTTSIKADKEANVGTILDIKEQLRDINALKVSFSTTKSSDIKGNF, from the coding sequence ATGAGTAAGTTTAAAAAGAAGAAAAAAGGATTACCTGCAATTTCGACAGCGTCTTTACCTGATATTGTATTTATGTTATTATTCTTTTTTATGGTATCAACTACTATGAGAGAAACGGATTTACTAATTAAAAAACCAATTCTTCCTGCAGCTAGCGAAGTGAAAAAGCTAGAGATGAAAAGTTTGGTTAGTACTATTTATGTTGGTAAATCTAAAGATGCCAGAATTGGTGGAGATAAAATTCAAGTAAATGATAAAATTATTGACGTTAATGATGTTCCTAGTTTTATTTTTGCTGAACGTGCTTTAAGAAAAGAAGAAGAAGTTAAATTTATGACTACTTCTATTAAAGCAGATAAAGAAGCCAATGTAGGTACAATTTTAGATATTAAAGAACAATTAAGAGACATTAATGCTTTAAAAGTAAGTTTTTCAACTACAAAAAGTAGTGATATAAAAGGAAACTTTTAA
- a CDS encoding biopolymer transporter ExbD: MARRENSEINAGSMADIAFLLLIFFLVTTTMDVDSGISRKLPEKSEDTPEVTIKEKNVLDITVNRNNQILIEGTDFVQVTDIRKIAMDFIDNGGGLSVAKDGQPAQPCDYCQGAKDPASSDHPTKAIISLQSDRGTTYGMYVSIQNEIEAAYNELRNRMALEKYERTYSDLLKEYNDNGGESLKEKIDFLKASYPQIITEPEPIK, encoded by the coding sequence ATGGCAAGAAGAGAAAATTCAGAAATAAATGCTGGTTCAATGGCAGACATTGCGTTCTTGCTTTTAATATTTTTCTTAGTTACAACAACTATGGATGTTGATTCTGGTATTTCTAGAAAATTACCAGAAAAATCAGAAGATACTCCAGAAGTAACTATTAAAGAAAAGAATGTTTTAGATATCACTGTAAATAGAAATAATCAAATCCTTATTGAAGGAACTGATTTTGTTCAAGTTACTGATATACGTAAAATAGCGATGGATTTTATTGATAATGGTGGTGGTTTATCTGTTGCAAAAGACGGTCAACCAGCGCAACCTTGCGATTACTGTCAAGGAGCAAAAGATCCAGCATCGTCAGATCATCCAACAAAAGCAATTATATCTTTACAAAGCGATAGAGGAACAACTTATGGAATGTATGTTTCTATTCAAAATGAAATAGAAGCTGCTTATAATGAGTTGAGAAACAGAATGGCTTTAGAAAAATATGAAAGAACTTATAGTGATTTGTTAAAAGAGTATAATGATAACGGTGGGGAAAGTTTAAAGGAAAAAATTGACTTTTTAAAAGCCAGTTATCCTCAAATTATTACCGAACCAGAACCAATTAAATAA
- a CDS encoding MotA/TolQ/ExbB proton channel family protein — protein sequence MKRVFTILAITGLLLFGAAPKAIAQDAANTEQVANDTESKTFHQELKQRFIEGGPFFMGIVLVALILGLAIAIERIIYLNMATTNTKKLVNKVDDALASGGVEAAKEVCRNTKGPVASIFYQGLDRMDEGVDAAEKAVVGYGGVQMGLLEKNISWLSLFIALAPMLGFMGTVIGMISAFDSIQQAGDISPTVVAGGIKVALLTTVFGLIVAIILQIFYNYIISKVDSIVNNMEDASISLVDLLVKHKK from the coding sequence ATGAAAAGAGTATTTACTATCCTTGCAATTACAGGGTTATTGTTATTTGGAGCAGCACCTAAAGCTATTGCACAAGATGCAGCAAACACAGAACAGGTTGCAAACGACACAGAATCAAAAACATTTCACCAAGAATTAAAACAACGTTTTATTGAAGGTGGACCATTTTTTATGGGAATTGTATTAGTAGCCTTAATTTTAGGGTTGGCAATTGCTATTGAAAGAATTATTTACCTTAATATGGCCACTACAAATACTAAGAAATTAGTAAATAAAGTAGATGATGCACTTGCTTCAGGTGGTGTAGAAGCTGCTAAAGAAGTATGTAGAAATACAAAAGGGCCTGTTGCTTCTATATTCTACCAAGGTTTAGATAGAATGGATGAAGGTGTAGACGCAGCTGAGAAAGCAGTTGTTGGTTACGGAGGAGTTCAAATGGGATTATTAGAGAAAAACATTTCTTGGTTATCTTTATTTATTGCTTTAGCACCAATGCTTGGTTTCATGGGAACAGTAATTGGTATGATTAGTGCATTTGATTCAATCCAACAAGCTGGTGATATTTCTCCAACAGTTGTTGCTGGTGGTATTAAAGTAGCATTATTAACAACAGTATTTGGTTTAATTGTTGCAATTATTCTTCAAATTTTTTACAACTACATTATTTCTAAAGTAGATAGTATTGTAAACAATATGGAAGACGCTTCAATTTCACTTGTTGACCTTTTGGTTAAACACAAAAAATAA